The following coding sequences lie in one Eschrichtius robustus isolate mEscRob2 chromosome 10, mEscRob2.pri, whole genome shotgun sequence genomic window:
- the FAM167A gene encoding protein FAM167A, whose amino-acid sequence MSVPQIRVEDATSGEEGPAGAAPPPDDHLRSLKALTEKLRLETRRPSYLEWQARLEEQTWPFPRPVAGQRGRVEEEPSLPPGAPRRHPPPNGMASQDDGAPSTGKLEGFESIDEAIAWLRKELTEMRLQDQQLARQLMRLRSDIHKLKIEQTCDLHRRMLNDATYELEERDELSDLFCDAPLASSFSLSAPLKLIGVTKMNINSRRFSLC is encoded by the exons ATGTCTGTGCCCCAGATCCGAGTAGAAGACGCAACCAGTGGGGAGGAAGGGCCGGCAGGAGCAGCCCCGCCTCCCGACGACCACCTCCGGAGCCTGAAGGCCCTCacggagaaactgaggctggagacCCGCAGGCCCTCCTACCTAGAATGGCAGGCCAGGCTGGAGGAGCAGACGTGGCCCTTCCCGAGGCCGGTGGCCGGGCAGCGGGGCCGCGTGGAGGAGGAGCCCTCGCTCCCCCCAGGAGCACCCAGGCGGCACCCTCCACCTAATGGGATGGCCAGCCAGGATGACGGGGCCCCGTCCACTGGCAAGCTGGAGGGCTTTGAGAGCATCGACGAAGCGATAGCCTGGCTCCGGAAGGAACTG ACGGAGATGCGGCTTCAGGACCAGCAGCTGGCCCGGCAGCTCATGCGCCTGCGCAGTGACATCCACAAGCTGAAGATCGAGCAGACCTGCGACCTCCACCGGCGGATGCTCAACGACGCCACCTACGAGCTGGAGGAGCGGGACGAGCTGTCCGACCTCTTCTGCGACGCCCCGCTCGCCTCCTCCTTCAGCCTCTCCGCGCCACTCAAGCTCATTGGGGTCACCAAGATGAACATCAACTCCCGCAGGTTTTCTCTGTGCTGA